TGAACTCTTCTATGCCCTCTCTTATAGCATCTCTATCTTTTAGAACTTGTAGACCTGTCTCGCCGATATCCCTTAGCTCTAACTGCAGGCCATAATCATTCAGTAGAAAAACATCATCGCCCCTGCTAAAATGCCTAAACCTATCAACATCGTCTATGTCAACTATCCCATCAGTTGCACCTACGTCAGTCTTGAGGCCAAGCTCGTTAAGAAGGCCTGTGCCGGTATCACTATCTTCAGTGATATCAAAAGCCCATACCCTGCCAGCTCTACCTGCTTCTATCTGAAGGCTGACAAAAGTATCGTCCTCATCAATATCACTGTCACTTCTTTCAACAACTCTTGCTTCAAGCTCCATATCAAGCTCATCAATTTCATCGGCAAGTTTCTCTAAGACCTCCTGTACTGTATCATCCTCTTCAACCTGCAGGCTGATTGTATCTTCATAGACTAACTGCCTTATAGTAAACTCATATTCTCCTGGGGAAATATCAAGCTCGTCACTCTCACCAATGGTTTCATCTGCAACTAATTCACCTGTTTTATCAAGCTGAGCACTACCAAGTTCGTGGGCAAGAACATCGTATGTTCTCTTTAGAGCATTTGCTTCTGCCCTTCCACTCAAAACAGACGGGGATATAACATCAACTTCACGCTCATCAAATACAGAATCTCCTTCTACTGTAATTGCCTCTGCGGCATCTTTTAGCCGGTTAAGTTTAGAGCGAAAATCAGAAGCAAAAGAAATTATCTTATCAATATCAGACACTAACTGCTTATCAGGCAGCCTAAAAGACCTGCCCCTTAGATCCTGGCCTCTTAGAGCTGATCTTTCTCTTCTAAAAAACGCGTTCCTATCTATCCTATCTATGTCGGTATCTTCTCTAGAAGTGTCCGTAGTATTCTCTGCACCTGTAGGAAATATAGAAGATCTATAAAGCGTGGAGTTTTCTGGACTGCTAATCCTGATCATAAAAATCCCCACTTTCAAAATCTAATCCATAATTAAATCATCCCTTAATTTCAATTTTATCAAAAAATTGTCACAATTCAACCTTTATTGATAACTACAGGCAACGCTAACCTGTAACCTGGGCCGGTTCTCCTGCTTCCTAAATGTCAAAGCTCACTGTAGAAGGAACGCCTAGCATTTTTATAGAAAACAATTCATAC
The Natranaerofaba carboxydovora genome window above contains:
- the fliD gene encoding flagellar filament capping protein FliD, translated to MIRISSPENSTLYRSSIFPTGAENTTDTSREDTDIDRIDRNAFFRRERSALRGQDLRGRSFRLPDKQLVSDIDKIISFASDFRSKLNRLKDAAEAITVEGDSVFDEREVDVISPSVLSGRAEANALKRTYDVLAHELGSAQLDKTGELVADETIGESDELDISPGEYEFTIRQLVYEDTISLQVEEDDTVQEVLEKLADEIDELDMELEARVVERSDSDIDEDDTFVSLQIEAGRAGRVWAFDITEDSDTGTGLLNELGLKTDVGATDGIVDIDDVDRFRHFSRGDDVFLLNDYGLQLELRDIGETGLQVLKDRDAIREGIEEFIDAYDDLITFVKRQETNGDLDRLQESLFNIAKEDEDALKDIGIDVDEENERIRVDREVLQQNIDDRVEFVEVILGDEGRIADRAADLTDRTLDMSPLRFMYEPREKEFHEFFDDAFDLRMYDRMGRSAYPTSMMQRGMLFDMVF